The following coding sequences lie in one Myxococcales bacterium genomic window:
- a CDS encoding GAF domain-containing protein gives MLLRGRRAVHWLFAGFTTEVGFWYVSQSIADLSKDRNWARVTAVLTVLLPQFAVHLFQAIVPPADDERSRLPRAALAVGVPMLALEVSPYAHHSLARGAVYLYVFGFLTAALTSLWRRGQKSPSKAVRDRVRFLVAVGGSAMGFTLADLLSILGLNVPPLGAVLSVIFLFVLSESLRTPRLADLYELSGRLLVSTALAFAIAGLLYFFMKYMGRFGSMYLNGVLAAICMLVLFDPLEAEVEKRIHQFVFRERYDLDANVTALRTRLAHALEVSDMVDTVMTGLERSRRITSAALYLEDEDGATFRLAGAFGAPPPPQLEAVSLGPLLEELGASIALEDVQRREGPVDALAPLRAAADAFGDMRSSVVLAVRDGSDLVGLLCVDDDRVKDPFTPEEIALFETVGAQIGVALANTRGYAKLKDRDRLAAMGSLAAGLAHEIKNPLGAIKGAAQLLEELAPKGAEAESMQEFIGIILEETNRLNRVVGSFLDYARPGVGDPVPLDVNAAVRRTLQILAPRENPKLEIALQLSDDLPRAKIDAEQLRQVLINLTQNAIQAMDSSGKLTISTARRRRPRPSWDDTRPSDRSLERAVERARAESPQVSRAPSDADLVELTVRDTGPGIAEKILKNLFVPFFTTKQQGTGLGLAISQSIVQAAGGTIEVATQVGTGSRFTVLLPAAEEGVLSLPPPPSRRDAGTALPPLPTLRPPPA, from the coding sequence ATGCTCCTTCGAGGTCGGCGCGCGGTGCACTGGCTGTTCGCGGGGTTCACGACCGAGGTCGGCTTCTGGTACGTGAGCCAGTCGATCGCGGACCTCTCGAAGGACCGCAACTGGGCGCGCGTCACCGCGGTGCTCACCGTGCTGCTCCCCCAGTTCGCGGTGCACCTCTTCCAGGCCATCGTGCCCCCGGCCGACGACGAGCGGAGCCGCCTGCCGCGCGCGGCCCTCGCGGTGGGCGTGCCCATGCTCGCCCTCGAGGTGTCGCCGTACGCGCACCACTCGCTCGCGCGGGGCGCGGTGTACCTGTACGTGTTCGGCTTCCTCACCGCGGCGCTCACGTCGTTGTGGCGGCGCGGCCAGAAGAGTCCGTCGAAGGCCGTGCGCGACCGCGTGCGCTTTCTCGTCGCCGTGGGAGGCTCCGCCATGGGCTTCACGCTCGCGGATCTGCTCTCGATCCTCGGGCTCAACGTCCCGCCGCTCGGCGCGGTGCTCTCCGTCATCTTCCTCTTCGTGCTCTCGGAGAGCTTGCGCACGCCGCGCCTGGCCGATCTCTACGAGCTCTCGGGGCGGCTGCTCGTCTCGACCGCGCTGGCGTTCGCGATCGCGGGGCTCTTGTATTTCTTCATGAAATACATGGGCCGATTTGGCTCGATGTACCTAAACGGGGTGCTCGCGGCCATCTGCATGCTCGTGCTCTTCGACCCCCTCGAGGCCGAGGTGGAGAAGCGCATTCATCAGTTCGTGTTCCGCGAGCGGTACGATCTCGACGCGAACGTGACCGCCTTGCGAACACGCCTGGCGCACGCGCTCGAGGTGTCCGACATGGTCGACACGGTGATGACCGGGCTCGAGCGCTCGCGACGCATCACGAGCGCCGCGCTCTACCTCGAGGACGAAGACGGCGCGACGTTCCGACTCGCCGGCGCGTTCGGCGCGCCGCCCCCTCCGCAGCTGGAGGCGGTGTCCCTCGGTCCGCTGCTCGAGGAGCTCGGGGCTTCGATCGCCCTCGAGGACGTCCAGCGCCGCGAGGGGCCCGTCGACGCGCTCGCGCCCCTACGCGCCGCGGCCGACGCCTTCGGCGACATGCGCTCCAGCGTGGTGCTCGCCGTGCGCGACGGCTCCGATCTGGTCGGCCTCCTCTGCGTGGACGACGACCGCGTGAAGGACCCGTTCACTCCGGAGGAGATCGCCCTCTTCGAGACCGTAGGCGCCCAGATCGGCGTCGCCCTCGCGAACACGCGCGGCTACGCGAAGCTGAAGGACCGGGACCGGCTGGCCGCGATGGGCTCGCTGGCCGCGGGGCTCGCGCACGAGATCAAGAACCCCCTGGGCGCGATCAAGGGCGCAGCGCAGCTGCTGGAGGAGCTCGCGCCGAAGGGCGCCGAGGCCGAGTCGATGCAAGAGTTCATCGGCATCATCCTCGAGGAGACGAACCGCCTCAACCGGGTCGTGGGGAGCTTCCTCGACTACGCGCGGCCGGGTGTCGGCGACCCGGTGCCGCTCGACGTGAACGCCGCGGTACGCCGCACGCTGCAGATCCTCGCGCCGCGCGAGAACCCGAAGCTCGAGATCGCGCTGCAGCTGTCCGACGACCTCCCTCGCGCGAAGATCGACGCCGAGCAGCTGCGCCAGGTGCTCATCAACCTCACGCAGAACGCCATCCAGGCGATGGACTCCAGCGGGAAGCTCACGATCTCCACCGCGCGGCGGCGCCGGCCGCGCCCCAGCTGGGACGACACCCGGCCCTCCGATCGCTCACTCGAGCGTGCCGTCGAGCGCGCGCGCGCCGAGTCGCCCCAGGTGTCTCGCGCCCCGAGCGACGCCGACCTCGTCGAGCTCACGGTGCGCGACACGGGCCCGGGCATCGCCGAGAAGATCTTGAAGAACCTCTTCGTCCCCTTCTTCACCACCAAGCAGCAGGGCACCGGCCTCGGCCTCGCGATAAGCCAGAGCATCGTCCAGGCCGCGGGCGGGACGATCGAGGTCGCCACCCAGGTCGGCACAGGCAGCCGCTTCACTGTGCTCCTGCCCGCCGCCGAGGAGGGCGTCCTGTCGCTCCCGCCGCCGCCGTCCCGACGCGACGCGGGGACCGCGCTCCCCCCCCTCCCCACGCTCCGTCCCCCGCCCGCCTGA